In the Chlorobium limicola DSM 245 genome, one interval contains:
- a CDS encoding B12-binding domain-containing radical SAM protein, which translates to MSFFKNICLIEAPQAVISPFPRYISDCIGICYLAAAVEHDVESLVIPENYYNDGLFDSFRLLLKRRPVDLVGISSMTGCFNNALRLAGIAKEHNVFVVMGGFHPTALPEEVLGHSCVDAVVIGEGEATFRELVQKGPSKDVRGLAYREGGGIVYTAPRPVIGEIDSIAFPLRTLRPKRYGEKGTDYSIDTIYTSRGCPWSCSFCANDTMHKNWRGRSPENVVEEFALLHDPKKKKLIKIWDANFLTNIKRAETICDMMIERGLTNFRIMTETRAKDLIRAERILGKLRKIGLSKVGLGIESPNIRTLELMNKKNVLDDVSRAITLVRQNGIGAEGYFIIGHYTETVEDTLVYPEFAKSLGLRQALFMSMTPYPGTKIFEEYKNEGNITSFDWDLYNNFCPVVATRSMDTPTLVEMMVYCNVAFCNYRSVLKRNSSGGVLIAMLKDLFQLCFLMRVNKSIQDKEILDTVFDAFIRYAESQPEISYQCRPSDKKLHTPIVVSIQRSPHNAVDFAIEQQGERRVLALSRRFEPSSDTGAVIRLDEVVAASGSLSMDSLMRLLYRNELIRNNPGSMAGQLLSVSADPVFWGVLRRLYALYSGSFRKERVASD; encoded by the coding sequence ATGTCGTTTTTCAAAAACATCTGCCTTATCGAGGCCCCTCAGGCGGTCATTTCCCCCTTTCCCCGGTATATCTCCGATTGCATCGGTATCTGCTATCTTGCCGCCGCCGTCGAGCATGATGTGGAAAGTCTGGTGATTCCGGAAAACTACTATAACGACGGTTTGTTCGACAGCTTCAGGTTGCTGCTGAAACGGCGACCGGTCGATCTTGTCGGGATTTCGTCGATGACCGGTTGCTTCAACAATGCGTTACGGCTTGCCGGGATTGCGAAGGAGCATAATGTTTTTGTGGTGATGGGCGGGTTTCATCCGACGGCTCTTCCCGAGGAGGTGCTCGGACACTCCTGCGTGGATGCCGTCGTCATCGGTGAGGGAGAGGCGACTTTTCGCGAACTGGTTCAGAAAGGTCCCTCCAAAGATGTTCGCGGGCTGGCTTACCGGGAGGGCGGAGGGATCGTGTACACCGCTCCGAGGCCTGTTATCGGCGAGATCGATTCCATCGCTTTTCCGTTGCGCACCCTTCGTCCGAAGCGGTATGGCGAAAAGGGTACGGACTACTCCATCGATACCATCTATACTTCACGCGGATGCCCCTGGTCGTGTTCGTTCTGCGCAAACGATACCATGCACAAGAACTGGCGCGGCAGAAGCCCTGAAAATGTGGTCGAGGAGTTTGCCCTGCTGCACGACCCGAAGAAAAAGAAGCTCATCAAGATATGGGACGCCAATTTTCTCACCAATATAAAGCGGGCTGAGACCATCTGCGACATGATGATCGAGCGGGGGCTTACCAATTTCAGAATCATGACCGAGACCAGAGCGAAAGATCTGATCAGGGCGGAGCGGATTCTCGGCAAGCTTCGCAAAATCGGGTTGAGCAAGGTTGGGCTCGGTATTGAAAGCCCCAATATCCGAACGCTCGAGCTGATGAACAAGAAGAATGTGCTCGACGATGTTTCGCGCGCGATAACGCTTGTTCGCCAGAACGGCATCGGAGCAGAGGGATACTTCATTATCGGTCATTATACGGAAACCGTCGAAGATACGCTGGTCTATCCGGAGTTTGCCAAAAGCCTCGGCCTTCGGCAGGCGCTTTTCATGTCGATGACGCCTTATCCCGGTACGAAGATATTCGAGGAGTACAAAAACGAGGGAAACATCACCTCGTTCGACTGGGATCTCTACAACAATTTCTGTCCGGTTGTTGCAACAAGAAGCATGGATACTCCGACACTGGTGGAGATGATGGTCTATTGCAATGTGGCGTTCTGTAACTACCGCTCTGTGCTGAAGCGAAACAGCAGCGGGGGTGTGCTGATTGCCATGCTGAAGGATCTTTTTCAGCTCTGCTTTCTCATGCGGGTCAACAAGTCCATTCAGGATAAGGAAATTCTCGATACGGTGTTCGATGCTTTTATCAGATATGCTGAATCGCAGCCTGAAATAAGCTATCAGTGCCGACCCTCTGATAAAAAGCTGCATACTCCGATTGTGGTTTCCATTCAGCGATCGCCGCATAATGCGGTCGATTTCGCTATTGAGCAGCAGGGTGAGCGACGCGTACTTGCGTTGAGCCGTCGGTTTGAGCCGTCATCGGATACCGGTGCGGTTATCAGACTCGATGAGGTGGTCGCCGCATCGGGTTCCCTCTCCATGGACAGCCTGATGCGGTTGCTCTACAGGAACGAGCTGATCAGAAATAATCCGGGAAGCATGGCCGGGCAGTTGCTTTCTGTTTCTGCGGATCCGGTGTTCTGGGGCGTTTTGCGGCGGTTGTATGCGCTTTATTCGGGATCTTTCAGAAAAGAGCGTGTTGCATCGGACTGA
- a CDS encoding HAD family hydrolase, giving the protein MIEAVLWDNDGLLVDSEALFFELTRKAFDEAGFELDRMYWGVEYLGNAKHSREIARELGMEPRIADSVIERRDEAFLKSLEVPVPLLPEVRRTIESLAGTVRLGLVTGSPRDKVERMHRDNGLLDYFEVIITDDDITRPKPHPEPYLKALERLGLEASRCLAVEDSRRGLASAHAAGISCIVVPNQLTSIQQFDLAFAVEERASGVLKYLERLADGASPD; this is encoded by the coding sequence ATGATCGAAGCTGTTTTGTGGGATAATGACGGTCTGCTTGTTGACAGTGAGGCTCTTTTTTTTGAGCTGACAAGAAAGGCTTTTGACGAAGCCGGATTTGAGCTTGACCGTATGTACTGGGGAGTCGAGTACCTTGGAAATGCAAAACACAGCAGAGAGATTGCCCGTGAACTCGGGATGGAACCCCGGATTGCCGATAGCGTGATCGAGCGACGGGACGAGGCGTTCCTGAAATCTCTTGAGGTACCGGTTCCGTTGCTTCCTGAAGTCCGCCGGACTATCGAAAGTCTTGCAGGAACGGTCAGACTTGGCCTCGTTACCGGAAGCCCTCGCGATAAAGTGGAGCGGATGCATCGCGATAACGGACTGCTCGATTATTTCGAGGTTATCATTACCGACGATGATATTACCCGGCCGAAACCGCATCCTGAACCATATCTGAAAGCGCTTGAACGGCTTGGTCTCGAAGCTTCCCGATGTCTTGCCGTCGAGGATTCGCGTCGGGGTCTTGCCTCGGCACATGCTGCGGGGATTTCCTGTATTGTGGTGCCGAACCAGCTCACCAGCATCCAGCAGTTCGATCTGGCATTTGCCGTAGAGGAACGGGCTTCGGGCGTGCTGAAGTACCTTGAGCGTCTTGCCGATGGCGCTTCTCCTGATTGA
- the glpK gene encoding glycerol kinase GlpK codes for MQQRLITQKEGLILAIDQGTTGTTCVLYDRYGKTHGKAYRPITQIYPEEGWVEHDPMEIWQSVVSAVRELAAASELPVVAAGITNQRETTVVWDKVTGMPVHNAIVWQCRRTSDLCRRYLPEQARITAKTGLPLDAYFSATKIRWILERYSGLDPERLLFGTVDSWLLWKLTAGSIHATDYTNASRTMLFDIREKRWDAELLELFSVPASMLPQARASAGDFGCISAIPHLDGVPVTAVAGDQQAALFGQCCFEPGMIKNTYGTGCFLVMHTGDVCISSRNGLIATLALDAAGRSCFAVEGSVFIGGAVVQWLRDEMQLLHHAGESAAMASAVPSNGGVYIVPAFAGLGAPHWNMEARGAVVGLTRGSNRNHVVRAALESIAYQTHDVFRAMEADTGRTPQLLKADGGAVDNDFLMQFQADILGIPVMKPRNKESTSFGIASLAGLTAGIWKSSEELQGLNGPERVYRPEMGHEERQQLLDGWRRALRQTVTI; via the coding sequence ATGCAGCAACGACTGATTACACAAAAAGAAGGACTTATTCTCGCTATCGATCAGGGGACTACGGGTACTACCTGTGTGCTTTACGATCGTTATGGCAAGACGCATGGCAAGGCATATCGTCCCATTACCCAGATTTATCCTGAGGAAGGGTGGGTAGAGCATGACCCCATGGAGATCTGGCAAAGCGTCGTGTCTGCCGTGCGGGAACTTGCCGCGGCATCGGAACTGCCGGTTGTAGCCGCCGGCATCACGAACCAGAGGGAAACCACCGTCGTTTGGGACAAGGTTACCGGAATGCCGGTCCACAATGCAATCGTCTGGCAGTGTCGGCGCACCAGCGATCTCTGTCGGCGCTATCTGCCTGAACAGGCGCGCATAACGGCAAAAACCGGTCTGCCTCTTGATGCGTATTTCAGCGCCACGAAGATCCGCTGGATTCTGGAGCGCTATTCCGGACTCGATCCTGAACGGCTGCTTTTCGGTACCGTCGATAGCTGGCTGCTCTGGAAGCTGACAGCAGGTTCGATTCATGCGACCGATTATACCAATGCTTCCCGAACCATGCTGTTCGACATCCGGGAAAAGCGGTGGGACGCCGAACTGCTTGAACTGTTTTCCGTGCCGGCATCGATGCTTCCGCAAGCACGGGCGTCAGCTGGCGATTTCGGCTGTATCTCGGCTATACCGCATCTGGATGGGGTTCCGGTTACTGCCGTTGCGGGAGACCAGCAGGCCGCTCTGTTCGGTCAGTGCTGTTTTGAGCCGGGCATGATAAAAAATACCTATGGTACCGGATGTTTTCTGGTCATGCATACCGGGGATGTCTGCATCAGTTCGCGTAATGGCCTGATCGCAACGCTTGCTCTCGATGCCGCCGGGCGCTCATGTTTTGCGGTTGAAGGGTCTGTTTTTATCGGTGGAGCGGTTGTACAGTGGCTGCGCGACGAGATGCAGTTGCTTCATCATGCTGGAGAATCGGCGGCAATGGCCTCTGCGGTTCCATCAAACGGCGGGGTGTATATCGTTCCGGCTTTTGCCGGGCTTGGCGCTCCGCACTGGAACATGGAGGCAAGGGGCGCAGTGGTCGGGTTGACCAGAGGATCGAACCGAAATCATGTCGTTCGCGCGGCACTCGAATCCATTGCGTATCAGACACACGATGTTTTCAGGGCTATGGAGGCGGATACGGGCAGAACGCCGCAACTGCTTAAGGCTGACGGCGGTGCGGTTGACAATGATTTTCTGATGCAGTTTCAGGCGGATATTCTTGGAATTCCTGTCATGAAGCCGAGGAATAAAGAGTCCACATCGTTTGGTATAGCTTCTCTCGCCGGACTGACGGCAGGCATCTGGAAGTCGTCAGAAGAATTGCAGGGGCTGAACGGACCGGAAAGAGTTTACCGTCCGGAAATGGGCCATGAGGAGCGTCAGCAGCTTCTCGACGGGTGGCGGAGGGCCTTGAGGCAGACGGTAACCATTTGA
- the katG gene encoding catalase/peroxidase HPI — protein MSEQSKCPVTGRTAGHPVAGGGMSNRDWWPNQLPLDMLHQHSSLVNPMGEAFRYKEEFKKLDLGAVKKDLYALMTDSQEWWPADYGHYGGLFIRMAWHSAGTYRTSDGRGGGGTGNQRFAPLNSWPDNANLDKARRLLWPIKQKYGKMLSWADLMILAGNCALESMGFRTFGFGGGRVDIWEPEEDIYWGKEVEWLGSNRYSGERDLENPLAAVQMGLIYVNPEGPDGNPDPVAAGRDIRETFARMAMNDEETVALVAGGHTFGKCHGVGDPNLIGPEPEAAPIEEQGLGWKSGYGSGKGDETMTSGLEGAWTPDPIHWDMGYLGMLFKYEWELTKSPAGAWQWKPKDVAEEDLAPAAHDPSKRVPTMMTTADLAMRMDPIYGPISRRYYEHPDQFADAFARAWFKLTHRDMGPKSRYLGAEVPAEDLIWQDPVPAVDHELITEGEIAELKMRILASGLPIPELVSTAWASASTFRGSDKRGGANGARIRLAPQKEWEVNQPEQLQRVLHELEKIRDTFNGEQSGGKRVSLADLIVLGGCAAVEEAARRAGHDVTVPFAPGRTDASQAETDVESFAALEPLADGFRNYAKRKYSVTPEEMLIDRSQLLTLTAPEMTVLVGGLRVLGINFRQSPHGVFTRHPETLTNDFFVNLLDMGTEWKPVSHEHDTFEGRDRKTGEPSWSATRVDLIFGSNARLRAIAEVYGSDDAQEKFVHDFVAAWDKVMNLDRFDLS, from the coding sequence ATGAGCGAACAGAGCAAGTGTCCTGTAACGGGCAGAACAGCCGGCCATCCGGTCGCCGGCGGAGGCATGTCGAACCGTGACTGGTGGCCGAACCAGTTGCCTCTCGATATGCTTCATCAGCACTCTTCCCTCGTCAATCCGATGGGAGAAGCGTTCAGGTACAAAGAAGAATTCAAAAAACTCGACCTGGGCGCCGTTAAAAAAGACCTCTATGCGCTCATGACCGATTCGCAGGAGTGGTGGCCGGCCGACTACGGCCACTACGGCGGACTTTTTATACGGATGGCATGGCACAGCGCGGGCACCTATCGGACCAGCGACGGCCGCGGCGGAGGAGGCACAGGCAATCAGCGCTTCGCACCACTCAACAGCTGGCCCGACAATGCGAACCTCGACAAGGCGCGCCGACTGCTCTGGCCGATCAAGCAGAAGTATGGAAAGATGCTTTCCTGGGCCGATCTCATGATCCTCGCCGGCAACTGCGCGCTGGAGTCGATGGGCTTCAGAACCTTCGGATTCGGAGGAGGACGCGTGGACATCTGGGAGCCGGAAGAGGATATATACTGGGGCAAAGAGGTCGAGTGGCTCGGCAGCAATCGCTACAGCGGAGAACGCGATCTTGAAAACCCCCTGGCCGCCGTGCAGATGGGGCTCATCTACGTCAATCCCGAAGGACCGGACGGAAACCCGGACCCCGTTGCCGCAGGCAGGGACATTCGCGAAACCTTTGCGCGCATGGCCATGAACGACGAGGAAACCGTAGCGCTCGTCGCCGGCGGACACACCTTCGGCAAATGCCACGGCGTCGGCGATCCGAACCTGATAGGCCCCGAGCCCGAAGCCGCCCCCATCGAGGAGCAGGGGCTTGGCTGGAAGAGCGGCTACGGCAGCGGCAAGGGGGACGAGACCATGACCAGCGGGCTCGAAGGGGCATGGACGCCCGACCCGATTCATTGGGACATGGGCTATCTCGGCATGCTCTTCAAATACGAGTGGGAGCTGACCAAAAGCCCGGCAGGCGCCTGGCAGTGGAAACCGAAAGATGTAGCCGAGGAGGATCTCGCGCCGGCGGCCCACGATCCGTCGAAACGGGTCCCGACCATGATGACCACCGCAGACCTTGCGATGCGTATGGATCCAATCTACGGGCCTATCTCCCGGCGCTACTATGAGCATCCCGACCAGTTTGCGGACGCATTCGCGCGAGCATGGTTCAAGCTGACTCATCGCGACATGGGTCCCAAATCGCGATATCTCGGCGCTGAAGTTCCGGCGGAGGATCTGATCTGGCAGGATCCGGTACCGGCAGTCGATCATGAGCTGATCACCGAAGGAGAGATCGCTGAACTCAAGATGCGCATCCTCGCCTCCGGTCTCCCGATTCCGGAACTGGTCTCGACGGCCTGGGCGTCGGCATCCACCTTCCGCGGTTCGGACAAGCGCGGCGGGGCCAACGGCGCTCGCATCCGGCTCGCGCCTCAGAAAGAGTGGGAAGTAAACCAGCCGGAACAGCTGCAGCGGGTGCTGCACGAACTCGAAAAAATCCGTGATACATTCAACGGCGAACAGTCGGGCGGAAAGCGGGTTTCACTTGCCGACCTGATCGTGCTGGGCGGCTGTGCCGCCGTCGAAGAGGCCGCCCGGCGTGCCGGACACGACGTGACCGTACCCTTCGCGCCGGGCCGCACGGATGCATCGCAGGCAGAGACCGACGTGGAGTCGTTTGCAGCGCTCGAACCGCTCGCTGACGGGTTCCGCAACTACGCAAAACGAAAATACAGCGTGACGCCGGAAGAGATGCTGATTGACCGCTCGCAGTTGCTGACGCTCACCGCGCCGGAAATGACCGTGCTCGTCGGCGGTCTGCGCGTGCTCGGCATCAATTTCCGGCAATCGCCGCATGGCGTCTTCACCAGACATCCGGAAACGCTCACCAACGACTTCTTCGTAAATCTGCTCGACATGGGCACGGAGTGGAAACCGGTCTCGCATGAGCACGACACGTTCGAAGGCCGCGACCGAAAAACCGGCGAACCCAGCTGGAGCGCCACCCGCGTCGATCTCATCTTCGGCTCGAACGCCCGGCTCCGTGCCATTGCAGAGGTGTACGGAAGCGATGACGCACAGGAAAAATTCGTGCACGACTTTGTGGCCGCATGGGACAAGGTGATGAATCTCGACCGGTTCGATCTATCGTAA
- a CDS encoding helix-turn-helix transcriptional regulator translates to MKKQQRHAVQQCPVSHLPVRTQPHWTVFHEHADYTVTFEVIGTDILHGQAIADHETVLDYMDNDLFQAVCDDLDLTGRDVFVMINLNPIRKIALSYKRDFANLVYNWGPLFSVLIVYNVHPEILPIIEGFASICPCNTRMEIADSYRNALLRISSHKKHSELSALPENTAGDRDDYQKKAFLCTLARMLWIDMLDYPVPVLNRDDSRYAYFLALEAFRKDLLAKEQEHQEKIGTLKRGADHEYEQHQIHVNAEIDLRKKNADGFSRIIEELKQIIAAKDAELAGISSIIEEKTGKLSRICEQISQATISPEQKNAMIRDCRNMIAADAAEQQIRMELTDTDTAFLALLQEKHPGLSEKELRISLLIKLNYDTREIARMSGLTKRGMETTRYRMHKKLGLEKHHSMKYYFSSLAENPPGNRP, encoded by the coding sequence ATGAAAAAACAGCAGCGACACGCGGTACAGCAATGCCCGGTAAGCCACCTTCCCGTCAGAACGCAACCGCACTGGACAGTCTTTCATGAACATGCTGATTATACCGTAACATTCGAGGTTATCGGAACGGATATCCTGCATGGCCAGGCCATTGCAGATCATGAGACTGTTCTGGACTACATGGATAACGATCTTTTTCAGGCCGTATGCGACGATCTCGATTTAACGGGTCGGGATGTATTTGTCATGATAAATCTCAATCCCATCCGGAAAATCGCGTTATCGTACAAAAGAGATTTTGCGAACCTTGTCTATAACTGGGGGCCGCTCTTCTCCGTGCTGATCGTCTACAATGTTCATCCGGAAATTCTGCCGATCATCGAAGGCTTTGCCTCCATATGTCCGTGCAACACCCGAATGGAAATTGCAGACTCCTATCGGAATGCCCTCCTCCGAATCTCATCCCACAAAAAACACTCCGAACTGAGCGCCTTACCGGAAAATACAGCCGGAGACAGAGATGATTATCAGAAAAAAGCATTTCTGTGCACACTTGCAAGAATGTTATGGATCGATATGCTCGATTATCCTGTCCCCGTTCTGAATCGGGATGACAGTCGCTACGCCTATTTCCTGGCTCTTGAAGCGTTCAGAAAAGACCTGCTGGCAAAAGAACAGGAGCATCAGGAGAAAATCGGCACGCTGAAGCGCGGTGCAGACCATGAGTACGAACAGCATCAAATCCACGTGAACGCCGAAATCGATCTTCGAAAAAAAAATGCGGACGGTTTTTCCAGAATAATTGAAGAGCTGAAGCAGATAATTGCAGCTAAAGATGCGGAACTTGCCGGCATCAGCTCGATAATTGAAGAAAAAACCGGAAAACTAAGCAGAATATGTGAACAGATATCCCAGGCGACCATCAGCCCGGAACAGAAAAACGCCATGATCCGAGATTGCAGAAACATGATAGCCGCCGACGCCGCCGAACAGCAGATTCGGATGGAACTGACCGATACAGACACCGCATTCCTTGCCCTGCTCCAGGAAAAACATCCCGGCCTCTCAGAAAAAGAGCTGCGCATCAGCCTGCTCATCAAACTGAACTACGACACCAGAGAAATTGCCCGGATGAGCGGACTGACGAAAAGAGGGATGGAAACGACCCGCTACCGCATGCATAAAAAGCTCGGACTGGAAAAGCACCACTCCATGAAATATTATTTCTCATCTCTGGCTGAAAATCCCCCCGGCAATCGCCCGTAA
- a CDS encoding Fur family transcriptional regulator — protein sequence MQKSASPKPLRYSRQRERLLDVLRGTATHPTAGWLYDMLKPEFPNLSLGTVYRNLAVLIEQGLVKKIDSGSTFDRYEAKTTPHYHLICRECGTIIDFEKLLFPEINAVIGEAADFSVEGHRIDFFGTCSACKARNRNNS from the coding sequence ATGCAGAAATCAGCTTCACCAAAACCCCTTCGCTACAGCCGACAGCGCGAACGTCTGCTTGATGTGCTTCGCGGAACGGCCACGCATCCCACTGCCGGATGGCTCTACGATATGCTGAAACCCGAATTCCCAAACCTCAGCCTTGGCACCGTTTACCGGAACCTTGCCGTGCTGATCGAACAGGGCCTCGTCAAAAAAATCGACTCCGGCAGCACCTTCGACCGCTACGAAGCCAAAACCACGCCCCACTACCACCTTATCTGCCGCGAATGCGGAACCATTATCGATTTCGAAAAGCTGCTCTTTCCGGAAATAAACGCCGTCATCGGCGAGGCGGCCGACTTTTCCGTTGAAGGGCACCGCATCGATTTTTTCGGCACATGCAGCGCATGCAAAGCCCGAAACAGGAATAATTCTTGA
- a CDS encoding cysteine-rich CWC family protein, with protein MHNQENGPGARTVVCPICGKDFTCSLSPDCWCARKKIPGAVSDYLASRYKTCVCSVCVDRLSEQASTYGRLPGGFSARDEK; from the coding sequence ATGCATAATCAGGAGAATGGGCCCGGCGCCAGGACGGTAGTCTGCCCGATATGCGGAAAGGACTTTACCTGCAGTCTTTCGCCGGATTGCTGGTGCGCTCGCAAGAAAATACCTGGCGCTGTCAGCGATTATCTTGCATCCCGCTATAAAACATGTGTTTGCAGTGTCTGTGTCGACCGGTTGAGCGAACAGGCTTCGACTTACGGGCGATTGCCGGGGGGATTTTCAGCCAGAGATGAGAAATAA